The genomic window TTAAGTTTGAGGAATGTTTCCCGACAATCGTAGATGAGGGTATCGCTTTTATCGATCGGGAAGGACGAAAGGACAAGCCATTCTTTTTATATATGCCGTTAACCGGTCCGCACACCCCATGGCTGCCCACCGTTCAGTTTAAGGGATCTACTGAGTTAGGTACCTATGGCGATTTTATGGGCGATATCGATAATGTCGTGGCTCGGGTGAATGCCAAACTAAAGGAATTAGGTCTGGAGAAGAATACGATTGTCATTTTCGCCAGTGATAACGGAGGCGCATGGGAAGAGGAGGATATCCAGCAATACGGGCATCAAAGTAACTGGAGCCGCCGTGGGCAGAAAGGTGATGCGTGGGACGGCGGTCATCATGTTCCGCTGATTGTTCATTGGCCGGATCATATCAAGTGCCCCGGGGTTTGTTCCCAAACGGTTGGCTTGGTAGATATATTGGCTACATTGGCGGATTTAACCGGGCAATCCCTTCCTAAAGGACAGGCAGAGGATAGCTTTAGCTTTAAGAAAGTATTGGATGGTGATATGAATGCCTCGACGAGAGACCAGATCATGTACTTGTCCGGCTCCGGCAAATTAGCGATCAAGAAGGGAGATTGGAAATATATCGATTGTCTGGGCTCCGGTGGTTTTACGGCTCCCGCCCGTTTATCCCCGGTGAAGAATGGACCGAAAGGCCAACTTTATAATATGCGGACCGATTCTTTGGAGAGTAATAATCTCTTCTTGCGTGAGAAAGGCATTGCGAATGAGCTTTCCGCGTTGTTGAAGAAATTGTTGGATCAAGGATATAGCCGTCCGCAATAAAGGTAATCTTGATTAGGCAAAAAGTTGAATCGAATGACAAAGTTAGGCGTATTGTTTAGTGTTTTGGGAGTGGGGGCCGGTTGTATTCCGGCTTTCGCTCAAAAACAACTCCCCAATATCATCGTAATGTTATCGGATGACCAAGGTTGGGGCGATTTGGGCTTCACGGGGAATACCTTCGTGCAAACTCCTAATATAGATCGTATCGCTCATGAGGGAACGATTTTGGAGAATTTTTATGTCTGTCCGGTGTCATCCCCGACGAGGGCGGAGTTCTTGACCGGACGCTATCATGTACGGAGTGGCGTTAATTCTACGACCGGGGGAGGCGAGCGCTTTAATCTAGGAGAGAAAACGATCGCGGAATATTTCCGGGAGGCCGGATACGCTACCTCTCTATTTGGAAAATGGCATAGTGGTACGCAATATCCCTACCATCCGAACGCAAGGGGCTTCGAGGAGTTCTATGGTTTTTGTTCCGGGCATTGGGGGAATTATTGGAACCCGGTGTTGGAACATAACGGAGAGATTATTTCGGGCGAGGGCTTTATCATAGATGATCTGACCGATAAAGCCTTGGATTATATACGTGATCATAAAGAACATCCATTCTTTATGTTCTTGTCTTATAACACACCTCATAGTCCGATGCAAGTCCCGGATAGTTGGTGGAACCGTGTAAAAGATCGTACCTTGTCGCAGCGAGCTACTTTCCCGGAGCAAGAAGATACTACGTTTACGAAAGCGGCTTTGGCCTTGGCCGAGAATTTAGATTGGAATATCGGACGTGTATTGTCTTTGTTACATTCATTGGATTTGGAACAAGAGACGATTGTTATTTATTTCTCGGATAACGGCCCGAATAGTTTCCGGTGGAATGGTGGGATGAAAGGGCGAAAAGGCTCTACGGATGAAGGGGGTGTTCGTTCGCCGTTTTGTATCCGTTGGCCGGGACACATAAGGAAAGGGGCCGTGGAAACCCAGTTGTCCGGGGCTATAGACTTAATCCCTACTTTATTAGGTTTGGCGGGAATAGAATATACCCCGTTAAGGAAACTGGACGGAATCGATTGGGGACAGCGATTGCTGGATGAGAAAGCTCCTGCTATAGATCGGGTTTTATATAGTTATTGGGGAGGTAAGACGAGTGTGCGTATCTCATATTATCTATTGGATGCGGAAGATCATTTATATAAAACGGATATAGATCGTGAGCAACGGAAGGATGTATCGGATAAAGAACCCGAGATATATGAGCGGATGAAGCGTTATTCGAATTGGTTTAAGGATGAGTTACTGGCGGATTTCCCGAAGAAGGATACCCGTCCGTTTATAATCGGTCATCCGCGGGAAACCTATTCAAAGCTACCGGCCCGGGATGCGAGGATATCTGGCCCGATCGAACGCTCCAACCGTTATCCGAATTGTTCTTATTTTACGAATTGGAAAAGCCCGGAAGCGGAGATAAGCTGGAATGTGGAGGTTGAGGAATCCGGTTTGTTCGAGGCTTTTATCTATTATACTTGCGATAAACGAAATATAGGCTCTACTTTTGAACTTCGTACGGACCGGGATGCCGAGAATCTTGTATTTACATTGGATCAAGTAAATGACCAACCCATGCTCGGTGCGGATTTGGATAGGGTTCTCCGGGAGGAGTCTTATGTGAAAGGATTTGCTCCTTGCTCTGTCGGTATGATTTCCTTATCGAAAGGTGCGGCTACTTTATCCTTGCAAGCGAAAACGATCCGGAATGAGGAGGCCATGAATTTTTGGATGTTGGTGCTAAAACGAGTGAAATGAGTCTAAGATTGAAAAAAGTTGTATAACTATTTGCCAGTTATCAAATAATCACTACCTTTGCACCGCAAAATTTTTTATTAATCAATATTAAACAGCGTTTTATGAACAATTACGAAACCGTTTTCATTTTGACTCCCGTTTTGTCTGACGCTCAGATGAAGGAAGCGGTAGAGAAATTCACGAACCTTCTGAAAGCTCAAGGAGCTGAGATCGTGAATGAAGAGAACTGGGGCTTGCGCAAGTTAGCTTATCCTATCGACAAGAAGACAACAGGCTTCTACCAGTTGGTTGAATTCAAGGCAGATCCTAGTGTTATCGCTACGTTGGAGTTGAACTTCCGTCGTGACGAGCGTGTGATCCGCTTCTTGACTTTCCGTCAAGACAAGTATGCCGCAGAATATGCAGCTAAGAGAAGAAATCTGAAATCATCTAAAGAAACAGTAAAGGAGAATAATTAATTATGGCAGCAACTCAATCAGAAATCAGATATTTAACTCCGCCTTCAGTAGACGTTAAGAAGAAAAAATATTGCCGTTTCAAAAAGAACGGTATCAAGTATATCGATTATAAGGATCCTGAATTCTTGAAGAAATTCTTGAACGAGCAAGGTAAGATCCTTCCGCGTCGTATCACTGGTACTTCCTTGAAGTTCCAACGTCGTGTGGCTCAGGCTGTAAAGCGTGCTCGTCACTTGGCTTTGCTTCCTTACGTGACCGATTTGATGAAATAATTAATTAAGAGGAGACAGAATATGCAAGTTATTTTGAAAGAAGATGTAGTGAATTTAGGCTACAAAGACGATATCGTAACAGTAAAAGACGGTTACGGACGTAACTTTCTAATCCCCACGGGTAAGGCAGTGATCGCTTCAGAGTCTGCTAAGAAAGTATTGGCTGAGAACTTGAAGCAACGTGCCCACAAATTGGCTAAGATCAAGGAAGACGCTCAGACTTTGGCCGCTAAGTTAGAGGGTGTAGCTTTGACGATTGGTGCTAAGACTAGCTCTACAGGTACGATCTTCGGTTCTGTAACGAATATCCAAGTTGCTGAGGCTTTGGCTAAGGCTGGTTTCGAGAATATCGATCGTAAGATTATCTATATCAAGGAGTCTGTTAAGGAAGTAGGTAGCTATAAGGCTGTTTTGAAACTTCACAAAGAGGTTTCCGTTGAGGTTCCTTTCGAGGTTGTTTCTGAATAATAGATACTTTAATATATCATGAAAGAGGGTAGTTTCGAAACTGCCCTCTTTTTTTGTTTTAATTATAAAAAAAGATATCTGTCAATCAGCAAAAAAGCGCTACATTTGTCTCCAAATTTGCAATAATTTTAGAAAGTGAGCAAAAAGTCTTTTCTATATATTAACTTGCTATTTGCGTTGTTTTTTTTCTTGCCCGGACTTCAGGCGAGAGAGAAGACTTTTACGGTCGTGATCGATGCTGGGCATGGCGGTAAGGACCCGGGAGCTAGAGGGGCGAATGTTAATGAGAAGGAGATAAATCTCGCTGTCGCCTTAAAATTGGGTCGATTGATAGAGAATAACGCGGAGGATGTGCGTGTGATCTATACTCGTAAGACGGATCGTTTTATCGAGTTGGACGAACGTGCGAATATAGCGAACCGCAATAAGGCGGATCTTTTCGTGTCTATCCATACGAATGCCGTAAAGCGTGGAAGTACCGTGCAAGGTACGGAGACGTATACGCTGGGTTTGGCCCGTAGCGAAGAGAACTTAGAGGTGGCTATGAGTGAGAACTCAGCGATCTTGTTGGAGGATAATTATCAACAACGGTATGAGGGATTTGACCCGAACTCTTCGGAGTCCTATATCATTTTCGAGTTTATGCAGAATAAGCATATGGAGCAAAGTATTAGTCTGGCTTCCGAGATACAGAAATCGTTCGGGGCTTGTAAGCGGGTGGACCGTGGCGTAAGACAGGCTGGTTTTTTGGTGCTTCGTAAAACGAGCATGCCCAGTGTTCTGGTCGAGTTGGGGTATATCTCGAATCGTCAAGAAGAGCAGTTCATGAGAACCGCCGCCGGACAAAATAAATTGGCGGAAGCGTTGTACGATGCTTTTTGCAAATATAAGAAGAATTACGATCGTCGTAAAGGAAATATTTCCGGAGCTGTCGTTGCTCCCGTAGCGAAT from Parabacteroides distasonis ATCC 8503 includes these protein-coding regions:
- a CDS encoding sulfatase family protein → MKIKLSLLATGLLYVPVVFAQKQPNVVIILADDMGYGDVGCNNPYARVRTPAIDQLARNGIRFTDAHSAGALSGPSRYGLVTGRYFFRTPKKSEYWGYLSPYIEPERLTIGSLMRNAGYTTACVGKWHLGLDWQLKDDSKPQILTPKKFGYTNTDFSAPVKRGPTELGFDYSFILPASLDMPPYAFVRNDRVVDPDVILTADAYPKKQDETVYAWDRKHTNENDIYWERGVWWRNGEMSRSFKFEECFPTIVDEGIAFIDREGRKDKPFFLYMPLTGPHTPWLPTVQFKGSTELGTYGDFMGDIDNVVARVNAKLKELGLEKNTIVIFASDNGGAWEEEDIQQYGHQSNWSRRGQKGDAWDGGHHVPLIVHWPDHIKCPGVCSQTVGLVDILATLADLTGQSLPKGQAEDSFSFKKVLDGDMNASTRDQIMYLSGSGKLAIKKGDWKYIDCLGSGGFTAPARLSPVKNGPKGQLYNMRTDSLESNNLFLREKGIANELSALLKKLLDQGYSRPQ
- a CDS encoding arylsulfatase, whose product is MTKLGVLFSVLGVGAGCIPAFAQKQLPNIIVMLSDDQGWGDLGFTGNTFVQTPNIDRIAHEGTILENFYVCPVSSPTRAEFLTGRYHVRSGVNSTTGGGERFNLGEKTIAEYFREAGYATSLFGKWHSGTQYPYHPNARGFEEFYGFCSGHWGNYWNPVLEHNGEIISGEGFIIDDLTDKALDYIRDHKEHPFFMFLSYNTPHSPMQVPDSWWNRVKDRTLSQRATFPEQEDTTFTKAALALAENLDWNIGRVLSLLHSLDLEQETIVIYFSDNGPNSFRWNGGMKGRKGSTDEGGVRSPFCIRWPGHIRKGAVETQLSGAIDLIPTLLGLAGIEYTPLRKLDGIDWGQRLLDEKAPAIDRVLYSYWGGKTSVRISYYLLDAEDHLYKTDIDREQRKDVSDKEPEIYERMKRYSNWFKDELLADFPKKDTRPFIIGHPRETYSKLPARDARISGPIERSNRYPNCSYFTNWKSPEAEISWNVEVEESGLFEAFIYYTCDKRNIGSTFELRTDRDAENLVFTLDQVNDQPMLGADLDRVLREESYVKGFAPCSVGMISLSKGAATLSLQAKTIRNEEAMNFWMLVLKRVK
- the rpsF gene encoding 30S ribosomal protein S6 is translated as MNNYETVFILTPVLSDAQMKEAVEKFTNLLKAQGAEIVNEENWGLRKLAYPIDKKTTGFYQLVEFKADPSVIATLELNFRRDERVIRFLTFRQDKYAAEYAAKRRNLKSSKETVKENN
- the rpsR gene encoding 30S ribosomal protein S18 produces the protein MAATQSEIRYLTPPSVDVKKKKYCRFKKNGIKYIDYKDPEFLKKFLNEQGKILPRRITGTSLKFQRRVAQAVKRARHLALLPYVTDLMK
- the rplI gene encoding 50S ribosomal protein L9, with product MQVILKEDVVNLGYKDDIVTVKDGYGRNFLIPTGKAVIASESAKKVLAENLKQRAHKLAKIKEDAQTLAAKLEGVALTIGAKTSSTGTIFGSVTNIQVAEALAKAGFENIDRKIIYIKESVKEVGSYKAVLKLHKEVSVEVPFEVVSE
- a CDS encoding N-acetylmuramoyl-L-alanine amidase family protein, which translates into the protein MSKKSFLYINLLFALFFFLPGLQAREKTFTVVIDAGHGGKDPGARGANVNEKEINLAVALKLGRLIENNAEDVRVIYTRKTDRFIELDERANIANRNKADLFVSIHTNAVKRGSTVQGTETYTLGLARSEENLEVAMSENSAILLEDNYQQRYEGFDPNSSESYIIFEFMQNKHMEQSISLASEIQKSFGACKRVDRGVRQAGFLVLRKTSMPSVLVELGYISNRQEEQFMRTAAGQNKLAEALYDAFCKYKKNYDRRKGNISGAVVAPVANEKTPPPGSEADILNKKQQATRQKTSVSSTTSVNRNTKGKVIYKIQFLTSNKKLPANSRLFKGYKNVDFYVEKGIYKYTYGETSDFNSIRKMRRTIAKDFKDAFIIAFKDGKKVKY